From a single Elgaria multicarinata webbii isolate HBS135686 ecotype San Diego chromosome 18, rElgMul1.1.pri, whole genome shotgun sequence genomic region:
- the LOC134410533 gene encoding transmembrane protein 17B-like, translating to MALQTPLPPNLRKGLTTFSGSLFINNKTGDCGVAHMYQPGHTVLSSLPLQMMLYFNVFYFPFWCLSEGVMLELKYSLLPTYYQFLLVAAYLLLTLAEGLRLYLGYLGNLQEKVPELAGFILLSFLIEMPVLLFILTDEHIVRLPLETAVHLILLLFLVSEISAAFPALKGMAKELALQFYLKQFEEGPGRVGQQAKSTRAGQWGSQPPIGPEPAPLSARNH from the exons ATGGCGCTGCAGACGCCTCTCCCTCCCAATCTCCGGAAGGGCTTGACGACTTTCAGTGGCTCTCTCTTCATCAACAATAAGACGGGCGACTGTGGCGTGGCACATATGTACCAGCCAG GGCACACAGTGCTTTCCAGCCTGCCGCTACAAATGATGCTCTATTTCAACGTCTTCTATTTCCCGTTCTGGTGTCTGTCGGAGGGGGTCATGCTGGAACTCAAG TATAGTTTGCTGCCCACTTACTATCAGTTTCTGCTTGTTGCTGCATACCTGTTGCTCACCTTAGCTGAAGGTTTGCGCCTGTACCTTGGATACCTTGGAAATTTGCAGGAAAAG GTTCCGGAGCTCGCTGGCTTCATCCTCCTGTCCTTCCTGATTGAGATGCCCGTCCTGCTGTTCATCCTGACTGATGAACACATCGTCAGGCTGCCCCTGGAGACGGCGGTGCACCTGATCCTCCTCCTGTTCCTCGTCTCGGAGATCTCAGCCGCCTTCCCGGCACTCAAAGGGATGGCCAAAGAGCTGGCCCTGCAGTTCTACCTGAAGCAATTTGAAGAGGGGCCGGGCAGGGTGGGGCAGCAGGCCAAGAGCACAAGAGCCGGCCAGTGGGGCAGCCAGCCGCCAATAGGCCCTGAACCCGCCCCACTGTCTGCACGGAATCACTGA